A window of Nocardia arthritidis genomic DNA:
GCCGCCGCCGCCCGCGCCGTGGCCGCCGGTCACGACGTGGTGCTGTGCCCGGAGGACCGAATCTATCTGGACCACCGGCAATCCGACCATCCCGGCGAACCGATCCCGGTCGGGTACCTGCGCACACTCGAGGATATGTACCGCTACGAACCGGGTTTCGACGGCCCGCACATCCTCGGCATCCAGGCCCAGATCTGGAGCGAACACCTCGACACCGTCCGCCGGGTCGATTACGCCGCCTTCCCCCGCCTGTGCGCGGTCGCCGAAACAGCTTGGAGCCCAAAGGATCGCGACTACGAGGAATTCCTCCCCCGCCTACGCGACGAGCACCTGCCGCGCCTCGACGCGCTCGGCGTCGAATATCGCCCACTCACCGGTCCACACCCGTGGCAGACCCGGCCCGATGTCCCGGCCACCGCGCACCGGCCGCGATGAGCGAATGGCCGGGGATGAATCACCGTGCGACCGAAATGATTCGACAATCGCGCGGCGATCGTCGATTATCCCTGTGTGATCATCGGTGCTGGACAGTTCGCAGCGGTGCCGGGCGATATCGCGACGAACGTGGGCCGGATGGCCGCACTGCTCGCCGCGGCCGCCGACACCGGAATCCATTTGGTGGTCTTCGCGGAACTCGCGGTGACCCACTACGACCTCGCGGCCATCGCCGCCGACCCAACGCTCCTGATCGCCGACCACGACGACGCGCGGTTGGATCGCGTCCGAAACGCCTGCCGCGAGTTGGGAATTGCCGCGGTGATCAACGCACCGGCGCAGGCCGTGGACGAATCGGGCCGTACCATAAGCACATTCGTCTACGGACCGGACGGCGGCCTGCTCACCCGCTACGACAAATTGCATATGTTCGAAGAAACCGAGGCCGGCATCTTCGTGACGGGGGCCGCCGACGGCCGATTCGAGCTGGACGGCCTGCGCTTCGCGTTGGCGACCTGTCATGACAACAGCTACCCCGATATCCCGGCCCGGGCGGCCGCCGACGGCTGCCAGGTATACCTGGCCAGCTCGTTCCACGACCTGCCCGAGCGCATCGGCCGCTACGCGCAATTGGCGCGCGACAACAGCCTTTTCGTGGTGCTCGCGAACGGCTTGGGCCCGGGACCATACGGCCCGGCCTGCGGCCGCAGCGGTGCCTGGCTGCCCAGTGGCGAACAGGTGGCCGCGGCCGAGCCGGGCGAGCACGATCAGCTGGTGCGGGCCGAGGTCGTGCTCAGCGGTTCGCGCTGACGTACTCGTCGAGCTCGCGCAGATATGCGTCCAGCCGCGCCGGAGTGAGCCAGGCGGCGCGGAACGAGTTGCGCGCCAACGCGATCAGTCGGTCGAGGTCGAAGCCGGCCTCGGCCAGGCGTAGATAGTTGTCGCTCACGTATGCGCCGAAGTAGGCCGGATCGTCGCTGTTCACGGTGACGGTCAGGCCGCGGGCCAGCAGATCGGCCAGCTCGGCGGACTTCATCTGTTCGGTCACGAAGGAATTCGACACCGGGCAGCAGGTGAGCCCGATTCCCTTGGCCTTGGCCAATTCCACCAGTTCGTCGTCCTCGACGATATTGGTGCCGTGATCGATCCGGTCCACCTCGATTTCCGTGAGCGCCTGCCGGATATGTTCGATGGAATCGGGTTGATCGATATCGCAGTGCATCGTCAGCAGGAAACCCTCGCTCCTGGCCCGTTCGAAAACCGCCGCGAATTTCCGCGGCGGATTGCCGCGTTCGTCGGAATCCAGGCCGACACCCACGATCCAATCCCGGTACGGCAATGCCTCCAGCAACGTCGCCATCGCGTATTCGGCCGAATGATCCCGCAGAAAGCACATGATCAGTTCGGCGGATATCCCGAATTCGCGCCGCGCCCGCACGATGGCCGACCGGTAGCCGCCGATCACGGCGTCGAACGGCACGCCGCGGCCGGTGTGCGCCTGCGGATCGAAGAACATCTCCACATGCCGCACGCCGTTGGTGTGCGCCCGGAGCAGATATTCGTAGGCCAGGTCGTGGAAATCCGGTGCGCGCCGCAGCACCGCCATCGCCGGATAGTAGACCCGCAGGAACGAGGCCAGGTCGTGGAAGCGATAGGCGGCCTTCACCTCCTCGACCGACTTCTCCGGCAGCTCCATCCCGTTGCGCTCGGCGAGCCGGAATTTCAGCTCCGGCTCCAGCGTCCCTTCCAAATGCAGATGCAATTCGGCCTTGGGCAGTCCCCGGACGAATGCGGCGATATCGGTGACCATCCGTCGATCATCCGCCATCACCGGCCTTAAGGTGCGATAACGGTCACCAGATTCAGCAGCGACGTGCCGAATCCGGCCTCGGACGGCTCGGCCGCCTCCGGTCTGCCGACCGCCCGCAAATAGTCGACGACCTCGGTGCGGGTGGCGGTCCAGCCGTGTGCGGGAAACCATTGCGCCGCATCGGATCTGGGTTCGTTGTAGATCAGGCTCGCCCACTCGCCCCCGCCTTCGACCGGGTCCGCGTCCCGCATCGTCGCGTAGGCGTCGTCGGGCAGCGGCTCCATCTGTTCGATGGCGGCGCGGCTGCCGGGCGCACTGGCCGCGACGATGGTTTCGAACAGCTGATCCTGTGCCGCGGGCGTCACGTAGATCAGCAGCCCCTCGACCAGCCAGGCGGTCGGCCGTTCGGCGTCGAAACCGTTGTGCCGCAACGCGGACAGCCAGTCACCGCGCAGGTCGACGGCTACCTCGACGCGGTCGGCGCGCGGCTTGTGCCCCGCTGCGTCGAGCACCTCCCGCTTGAAATCGAGCACCTCGGCCCGATCCAGTTCGTAGACGACCACGCCGTCCGGCCACGGCAGCCGGTAGGCGCGCGAATCGAGGCCCGCCGCCAGGATCACCACCTGGCGGATGCCGTCCGCGCACGCGGCGAGCAGATAATCGTCGAAATATTTGGTGCGCGCGCCCTGATAGTCGGTGAAGTTGCGGCCGAATTCGCTGCCGCGCAACGGATGTTCGCTCGTCTGTTCGGGGGCGCCGTCGATCAACTCGGCCCATTCCCCGCCGACGGCGCGCAGGAATACGTCGGCCAGCGGGTCGACGGCGACCGGTTCCGGCTGCCGGGCGGCCAGCGCCCGGGCGGCGGCGACGAAGAGGGCGGTGGATCCGACGCCGGAATTGATATCCCAGTTGTCTGAGTCGGTACGCATACCGCCCACGCTAACCACCTTCGCCCCCTCGTGACAGCCACCGAGCGTCGCCGCGGCGAATCCGCCACGAATGCGCCGACGTCGCACCGATTCCGCCATCGGGTCCGGCGGCGGCGACCTATGTGTTACGCCGGTATGTTGCCGGGATCGGAAGCCGCAACTACCTTGGCGGTCGGAGCTGTGCATCTCGATCGCTGGACGTTGTCCGGCCCATCTCGCGACGGGAGAATCTCGGTGACACCGGCGAACTGGCTCGATCTCGTCATCCTGGTGGCGAGTGGATTCGCCGGATACCTCGGCTGGCGGCGCGGCGCGATCGGCGCCGCGCTCGGGCTGCTCGGCATCTTCGGCGGCGCCTTCGTCGGCATGGTCGTCGCCAGGGCGCTGCTGCCGCACCTACCCCAGGGAACCTGGCGTTTGCTGACCATGCTCGGGCTGATGATCGCGGTCGTCGCGATCGGGCAGGCCGTCGGCGACCGGTTCGGTCTGCGCCTGAGCGGGCTGGTCCGCGATCACCGCGCACGCACCCTCAACGCGCTTGTCGGCGCCTGCGGTTACGCCGTCGCCGTTCCGCTCATCGTGTGGCTGCTCACCGCATCGCTGATCACCACCGCGCAACCGGCGATCGTCGCCGCGTTCACCGGTTCCCGTGCGGTGCGGGCCGTGGACCAGGCGGCGCCGTACTGGCTGGCCGGGCTGCCGAACGCGCTCGCGAGTCCGCTGCGCGAATCCGGGCTGGTCGACGGTTGGTCGGCGGCCGAGACGCCCCGCTCCGTGCTGTCGCCCGACGGATCGGTGCTGCGCCTGCCCGCGGCCGACCTGCGCGGCAGCGTGCTGCGGGTGCGCGACCTGGCGGCGGGCTGCGGCGTGCGGCAGGCGGGCACCGGATTCGTCATCGGCCAGGAGCGGGTGCTCACCAACGCGCACGTCGTCGCCGGCGCGACCGAGGCGTCGGTGGACACCCCGGCCGGTCCGCTCCCCGCGACCGTCGTCGTATTCGATCCGCTGCGCGATGTCGCCGTGCTCGCGGTGCCCGGCCTCACCGCGCCGCCGGTCGCCATCGCATCCGCACCGCTCGGCCCGGCCGCGGACGCGCTGGTGCTCGGCTATCCGGAGGGCGGGCCCTACACCGCGGCGGCGGCCCGGATCCGGGATCGCGAGATCAGGGATGTGCCCGATATCTACCACGGCGCCACCGCGCCCCGACAGATCTACACCGTGAACGGCGCCATCCGGCAAGGCAATTCGGGCGGGCCCCTCATCGACACCGATGGCCGGGTGCTCGGCGTGGTCTTCGGCGCCGACGACGGCAAGAAAGATATCGGCTACGCGATGAACGTGCACCAGGTCTTGGATCAGTTGGGCGAGAATTGGAAGAGCAGCACACCGGTATCCACCGGGCCGTGCCAGCACTGATGGGTGCTCCCGCATAGGTTTTCGGCTGCTCGCTGGTGCGGCGGATCGCTCAGCGAACCGGATCCATCGCCCACGATCGAGTCGGCGGTACGGTCGCGGTCGACGCCATCGGCGCGATCAATACGCTCCGACTCGACGCGAACGGAAATATCTTCGGGCTCAACGAAACACGGATCAGCGCCGCGACGGCCACGGCCTTCCAGCCCGACGGGCGGTATCTGGTCGCGGCGGGCGGGCAGGACCGCACCCTCAGGGTTCGGCGGTCGCGGTGCAGGCCGATGGGAAGATCCTCGTCGCCGGGCAGGGGGCGAGCGGCGACACCGACGGCCCGAAACATTGGTGCTGCTGCGGTATCTGGGCTGACCGGCAGGACGGTCCGAAAATCGGTTGCGGATCACGATGTGTCCTGGCAGGCTGCCAGCGACCTGTCCTGACGAGTGGAGCAGCCGATGCGCCGATTCTTCGAAACACCCCAAATCCTCTATCGGATGGTGATTTTCGAGGAATTCGACAATTATGCGCACGCTCAATATCGGCGTCATGGCCCATGTGGACGCGGGTAAAACCAGTCTCACCGAACGACTCCTGTTCGACACCGGCGCGATCACCGCGCTCGGCAGTGTCGACGCGGGTACCACACAGACCGATACCGGGGCGATAGAGCGGCAGCGTGGCATCACCGTGCGCTCCGCGGTCACCTCGTTCCGGCTCGGCGAGACTCAGGTGAATGTGATCGACACACCCGGGCATACCGATTTCGTCGCCGAGGTGGATCGCGCGCTGGAACTGCTCGACGCGGCGGTGCTGGTGATCTCGGCGGTCGAGGGCGTGCAGGCGCACACCCGCGTGTTGTTCCGGGTGCTGCGCGAAATGGGTTTGCCCGTACTGATTTTCGTCAACAAGATCGATCGGGCCGGTGCGCGCGATATCGGCCTGCTCGACGATATCCGGACCGGACTCGCCCGGCACGTGCTGCCGCTGACAACCGTGCACGAATCCGGCACCGCACACGCACGGGTGAGATCGAAATCACTGGACGACAAAGCTTTCCAACTGAAAGCCGCGGAAACGCTTGCCGAGCTGGATGATTCGCTACTGTCCAGACTGGTCGACGGTCCCCCACCGACGGCCGCCGAACTCGGCGCGGCAATCGCCGAATTCACCGCTCGCGGCGCGGTGTACCCGGTCTACTTCGGTTCCGCGCTGCACGGCACCGGAATCCGTGAACTCCTGCACGGCATCGAAACCCTGCTGCGGCCGCGGCCGAACGACCCGGCGGCGGCACCGGAGGGCGTGGTCTTCGCGATCGACCGCACCGCGTCCGGCGCGAAAATCGCTTATCTGCGGCTGTTTTCCGGCACTGTGACGGCCCGTCAGCGGATGACGCTGCGGCGGGCCGCCCCGGACGGCGGCGAATACGCGGGGCGCATCACCTCACTCCAGGTCGTCGGCGGCGGAACACGCCTGACGGCGGGCAATATCGGCAAGATCACCGGATGGCCGCGGGTCCGGGTCGGCGATCGACTGGCATCGAACGGCGAACGGGGCAGGCCGGTGGCGCATCTCGCCGAGCCGACGCTGCGCACGGTGGTCCGGCCGCGCACGGGCACGCCGTCCCGGCTGCACCTGGCGCTGCGGCAACTGTCCGAACAGGATCCGCTGCTGCATATCCGCACCGAGGCCGACGGCACGACATCGGTACTGCTGTACGGCGAGATCCAGAAGCAGATCATCGCCGCCACCCTCGCCGACGAATTCGGGATAGCCGCCGAATTCGAGCTCAGCGAACCGGTACACATCGAGCGCGTCACCGGAGTCGGCGCCGCCGCCGAGGTGATGGACCGGCACACGCCGCGGCCGTGCGGATTCTGGGCCACCGTAGGGCTGCGGGTGGAACCGGCCGACGGCATCCGCTTCGACTACGAAACCGAGTTGGGCGCCCTCCCCCGCGCCTTCCACACCGCGATCGAGGAGACCGTGTACGCCATCCTGCGCGCGGGCCCGCACGGCCGCACCGTCACCGACTGCCTCGTCACCCTCACCCACTCGGGTTTCGCACCGCCCGTCAGCACCGCCGCCGATTTCCGCGGCCTCACCCGCATCGTGCTGCTGCGCGCCCTCCACCTGGCGGGCACCCAAATCCTGGAGCCGCACCACGCCTTCGAAACCGAAATCCCCTCGGACGCATTGGCTCCGGTCACCGCGCACCTCACCACCCTGGCGGCGGCCATCACCGAAACCACGCAGCCCACCCCGACGACTTGGCTCGTCCGAGGCACGCTGCCCGCCCGGAATGCCCATGCGGCACAGCAGCTCCTGCCGACACTGACCCGCGGCGAGGCCACCTGGCTGTCCCGCCCGGCCGCCTACAAACCGCTGCCATGAAACCCTGCCCCGGTCGAGCGGGCCACGCACCCTTCGGATTTGGGCAGTGGCAACGGCCCACATGATGCGCGATCGGCCCCCGAATGCGAGGCCGATCAATTCACCTCATCGGGATACGGAACCCAGCTCGATGCCGATGACGCGTGCGGTCAATGCCAGGACACCGTCGCGGTGGCGCTGCCGGGAGACCGTGTCGGTGATCTCGGGGCGCATTCCTGCGAAGATCGCCAGCGCGAGGAATTCGGCATCAGCGTCGGGGTCGACTTCGGAGATCAGGTCCGCGAGCAAGGCGCGCCACGGCGCCCAGGTCTCCGTCTGGCAGCCGTCGGGCAGGGCACGCATCAGCGGCCGCAACTCGACGGCGGTGAGGTCGAATACCGCAGCCACATAAGCCGATATCCGCTCCCCCGGCGGCACGGCTTTGTTCTCGGCGAGGTCGCGCACGGCCGCCCAAGCTCGAGCGGTCCGGTCCTCGAACAGCGCACGAATCAATCCCTCGCGATCGGTGAACCTCCGGAACAGTGTGCCCTTACCGACCCCGGCGGCCGCCGCGATGTCGTCCATCGAGACGTTGTCGCGCTTGTCGTCGCAGATCAGGCGTCCCGCGACGGCGAGGATCGCGCTGCGATTGCGTTCTGCGTCGGCGCGCATACCGGAGACCCTCCAGTTGACAAAAGCGGACTGATAGTCCGTATCATAGCGAAACGCTAAGCGGACCAACGGTCCGCATGAGGAGGAGTTGTTGTGCGCGCGGTTCGCTATCACAAGTACGGGGCCCCTGATGTGCTGCGAGTGGAGGAGGTCGACGATCCGGCGCCGGGTGCGGACGAGGTCCTCGTCCGGGCCGTGGCCACCGGCGTCAACTACTTCGAGGTGCAGGTGCGTGCCGGAGTGGCTCCCGATCCGCTCGGTCAACCGTTGCCGCATACGCCGGGTATCGAGGTGGCCGGGACGGTGGTCGCGGTCGGCGCCGGTGTCGATCCGGATCGGATCGG
This region includes:
- a CDS encoding carbon-nitrogen hydrolase family protein, which codes for MIIGAGQFAAVPGDIATNVGRMAALLAAAADTGIHLVVFAELAVTHYDLAAIAADPTLLIADHDDARLDRVRNACRELGIAAVINAPAQAVDESGRTISTFVYGPDGGLLTRYDKLHMFEETEAGIFVTGAADGRFELDGLRFALATCHDNSYPDIPARAAADGCQVYLASSFHDLPERIGRYAQLARDNSLFVVLANGLGPGPYGPACGRSGAWLPSGEQVAAAEPGEHDQLVRAEVVLSGSR
- a CDS encoding MarP family serine protease gives rise to the protein MTPANWLDLVILVASGFAGYLGWRRGAIGAALGLLGIFGGAFVGMVVARALLPHLPQGTWRLLTMLGLMIAVVAIGQAVGDRFGLRLSGLVRDHRARTLNALVGACGYAVAVPLIVWLLTASLITTAQPAIVAAFTGSRAVRAVDQAAPYWLAGLPNALASPLRESGLVDGWSAAETPRSVLSPDGSVLRLPAADLRGSVLRVRDLAAGCGVRQAGTGFVIGQERVLTNAHVVAGATEASVDTPAGPLPATVVVFDPLRDVAVLAVPGLTAPPVAIASAPLGPAADALVLGYPEGGPYTAAAARIRDREIRDVPDIYHGATAPRQIYTVNGAIRQGNSGGPLIDTDGRVLGVVFGADDGKKDIGYAMNVHQVLDQLGENWKSSTPVSTGPCQH
- the add gene encoding adenosine deaminase, translating into MVTDIAAFVRGLPKAELHLHLEGTLEPELKFRLAERNGMELPEKSVEEVKAAYRFHDLASFLRVYYPAMAVLRRAPDFHDLAYEYLLRAHTNGVRHVEMFFDPQAHTGRGVPFDAVIGGYRSAIVRARREFGISAELIMCFLRDHSAEYAMATLLEALPYRDWIVGVGLDSDERGNPPRKFAAVFERARSEGFLLTMHCDIDQPDSIEHIRQALTEIEVDRIDHGTNIVEDDELVELAKAKGIGLTCCPVSNSFVTEQMKSAELADLLARGLTVTVNSDDPAYFGAYVSDNYLRLAEAGFDLDRLIALARNSFRAAWLTPARLDAYLRELDEYVSANR
- a CDS encoding SAM-dependent methyltransferase produces the protein MRTDSDNWDINSGVGSTALFVAAARALAARQPEPVAVDPLADVFLRAVGGEWAELIDGAPEQTSEHPLRGSEFGRNFTDYQGARTKYFDDYLLAACADGIRQVVILAAGLDSRAYRLPWPDGVVVYELDRAEVLDFKREVLDAAGHKPRADRVEVAVDLRGDWLSALRHNGFDAERPTAWLVEGLLIYVTPAAQDQLFETIVAASAPGSRAAIEQMEPLPDDAYATMRDADPVEGGGEWASLIYNEPRSDAAQWFPAHGWTATRTEVVDYLRAVGRPEAAEPSEAGFGTSLLNLVTVIAP
- a CDS encoding TetR/AcrR family transcriptional regulator, giving the protein MRADAERNRSAILAVAGRLICDDKRDNVSMDDIAAAAGVGKGTLFRRFTDREGLIRALFEDRTARAWAAVRDLAENKAVPPGERISAYVAAVFDLTAVELRPLMRALPDGCQTETWAPWRALLADLISEVDPDADAEFLALAIFAGMRPEITDTVSRQRHRDGVLALTARVIGIELGSVSR
- a CDS encoding elongation factor G, whose protein sequence is MRTLNIGVMAHVDAGKTSLTERLLFDTGAITALGSVDAGTTQTDTGAIERQRGITVRSAVTSFRLGETQVNVIDTPGHTDFVAEVDRALELLDAAVLVISAVEGVQAHTRVLFRVLREMGLPVLIFVNKIDRAGARDIGLLDDIRTGLARHVLPLTTVHESGTAHARVRSKSLDDKAFQLKAAETLAELDDSLLSRLVDGPPPTAAELGAAIAEFTARGAVYPVYFGSALHGTGIRELLHGIETLLRPRPNDPAAAPEGVVFAIDRTASGAKIAYLRLFSGTVTARQRMTLRRAAPDGGEYAGRITSLQVVGGGTRLTAGNIGKITGWPRVRVGDRLASNGERGRPVAHLAEPTLRTVVRPRTGTPSRLHLALRQLSEQDPLLHIRTEADGTTSVLLYGEIQKQIIAATLADEFGIAAEFELSEPVHIERVTGVGAAAEVMDRHTPRPCGFWATVGLRVEPADGIRFDYETELGALPRAFHTAIEETVYAILRAGPHGRTVTDCLVTLTHSGFAPPVSTAADFRGLTRIVLLRALHLAGTQILEPHHAFETEIPSDALAPVTAHLTTLAAAITETTQPTPTTWLVRGTLPARNAHAAQQLLPTLTRGEATWLSRPAAYKPLP